The following are encoded together in the Phenylobacterium sp. NIBR 498073 genome:
- the recA gene encoding recombinase RecA, with protein sequence MSQSALKLVGREEGDKQRALEAAIAQIDRAFGKGSVMKLGEKSHIEVEAVSTGSLGLDLALGIGGLPKGRIVEIYGPESSGKTTLALHVVAEVQKAGGVAAFVDAEHALDPQYANKLGVNLDDLLVSQPDTGEQALEITDTLVRSGAIDVIVIDSVAALTPRAEIEGEMGDQLPGLQARLMSQALRKLTASISKSKTLVIFINQIRHKIGVMYGSPETTTGGNALKFYASVRLDIRRTGSVKVRDEILGNNVRVKVVKNKVAPPFREVEFDIMYGEGISKLGEIIDLGVKAGVIEKSGSWFSWNSTRIGQGRDNAREFLKNNPDIAQQIERQVRGAKEAIEEELLVGPTGDEDAED encoded by the coding sequence ATGAGTCAGTCGGCGTTGAAGCTCGTGGGACGAGAAGAAGGCGATAAGCAGCGCGCTCTGGAAGCGGCGATTGCGCAAATCGATCGGGCCTTTGGCAAGGGCTCGGTGATGAAGCTGGGCGAGAAGAGTCACATCGAGGTCGAGGCGGTGTCCACCGGCTCGCTCGGGCTCGATCTCGCGCTCGGCATTGGCGGTCTGCCCAAGGGGCGGATCGTCGAGATCTACGGCCCGGAAAGCTCCGGCAAGACCACTCTGGCCCTGCACGTGGTGGCCGAGGTCCAGAAGGCCGGCGGCGTCGCCGCCTTCGTGGACGCCGAGCATGCGCTGGATCCGCAGTACGCCAACAAGCTGGGCGTCAATCTCGACGACCTGCTCGTCTCGCAGCCGGACACCGGCGAGCAGGCGCTGGAGATCACCGACACCCTGGTGCGTTCGGGCGCCATCGATGTGATCGTCATCGACTCGGTCGCCGCGCTGACCCCGCGGGCCGAAATCGAAGGCGAGATGGGCGACCAGCTGCCCGGCCTGCAGGCCCGCCTGATGAGCCAGGCGCTGCGCAAGCTGACGGCCTCGATCTCCAAGTCCAAGACCCTGGTCATCTTCATCAACCAGATCCGCCACAAGATCGGGGTGATGTACGGCAGCCCCGAGACCACCACCGGCGGCAACGCGCTGAAGTTCTACGCCTCGGTGCGTCTCGACATCCGCCGCACCGGTTCGGTGAAGGTGCGCGACGAGATCCTCGGCAACAACGTCCGCGTGAAGGTCGTGAAGAACAAGGTGGCCCCGCCGTTCCGCGAGGTCGAGTTCGACATCATGTATGGCGAGGGGATCTCCAAGCTCGGTGAAATCATCGACCTGGGCGTCAAGGCCGGCGTCATCGAGAAGTCGGGCTCGTGGTTCTCCTGGAACTCGACCCGGATCGGCCAAGGTCGCGACAACGCCCGGGAGTTCCTGAAGAACAATCCCGACATCGCCCAGCAGATTGAACGCCAGGTGCGCGGCGCCAAGGAAGCGATCGAGGAAGAGTTGCTGGTCGGTCCGACCGGCGACGAGGACGCCGAGGACTAG
- a CDS encoding TonB-dependent receptor yields the protein MFSAQSDRDILFTPTMVGGRRSKAVFGRMDPDAALNALLRGSGLTWREFQGRYLVEQAPAPAVEEPEAEVEGLVVTALRRPTLDRLTPMSVRAFSGEDLTRAGAATFTQAATLMPGLTQTSTGTGRNRFSLRGVYGSGEATTALYYDDIPVTGPSGTTADPGGSSPQFLLVDVERMELLRGPQGTLYGSSAMGGALKVVFKRPDLNEPSASLSGEASTNAGYWGEAETLVVNRPLVEDKIGVRLAAYHRRDPPYLENRRLGLKGINDSATWGGRLGVGFQFDNDVQINLTVAHQEARDGDTSGGWAGAPPNVSYGHVRTPFDSRMTMYEGALSWRFSGMRLTANAASYTWKSTRQIDYTGTLQSERLSLDGCKRYLQIPDTAVCTAPQLAAYSSYVDSRAPGLLYQPIDLYADVQEVRLQSDAPGYFAWTAGVFREVRSDTIDSQVIVGDPATGLPRHGDFTGRRIVDSQLTQRAVYGEATLGADRDTSFVLGARRFTYDKRTDGEALIVNVISNTTEANFRSTTEESGWSLKFLASHRFSPSAMGYAQASQGFRPGGVNTVPGLPPNLSAYGADSLWNYELGLKGAWLNNRLQVNTALYRIDWQDMQYTANSTNGAFSFITNLGRARVNGLEADASFAFTPAWRGGANLALTDAILTSDQASADGVGLGSAGDRIPAVPRIAADGWLEYRRDLGGGLELLVRTDAAYVGRSNSTFKPGVGGDVALGDYWLFNSRAFLRAARWTVGAFIENLTDVDDPSFATSARQPLTIAPRPRRFGLTASYDF from the coding sequence ATGTTTTCCGCGCAGAGCGACCGCGACATCCTGTTCACGCCCACCATGGTCGGCGGGCGCCGGAGCAAGGCGGTCTTCGGGCGCATGGACCCCGACGCCGCCCTCAACGCGCTGCTCCGCGGGTCGGGCCTCACCTGGAGAGAGTTCCAGGGGCGCTATCTGGTCGAACAGGCGCCTGCGCCGGCGGTCGAGGAGCCCGAAGCCGAGGTCGAGGGGCTGGTGGTCACGGCCCTGCGCCGCCCGACGCTGGATCGTCTGACGCCGATGTCGGTGCGCGCCTTCTCCGGCGAGGACCTCACCCGGGCCGGCGCGGCGACGTTCACCCAGGCCGCGACGCTGATGCCGGGCCTGACCCAGACCAGCACCGGCACCGGTCGCAACCGCTTTAGCCTGCGGGGCGTCTACGGCTCGGGCGAGGCGACCACCGCGCTCTATTACGACGACATCCCGGTGACGGGGCCCAGCGGCACCACCGCCGATCCGGGCGGCTCCTCGCCGCAGTTCCTGCTCGTCGACGTCGAGCGGATGGAATTGCTGCGCGGGCCGCAGGGCACGCTCTACGGCTCCAGCGCCATGGGCGGCGCGCTCAAGGTGGTGTTCAAGCGGCCGGACCTGAACGAGCCGAGCGCCTCGCTGTCAGGCGAAGCCTCGACCAATGCGGGATACTGGGGCGAGGCCGAGACGCTGGTCGTCAATCGGCCGCTGGTCGAGGACAAGATCGGCGTGCGGCTGGCTGCCTATCACCGCCGCGACCCGCCCTATCTCGAGAACCGCCGCCTAGGACTGAAGGGAATCAACGACAGCGCGACCTGGGGCGGGCGCCTGGGCGTCGGGTTCCAGTTCGACAACGACGTCCAGATCAACCTGACCGTGGCCCATCAGGAGGCCCGCGATGGCGACACCAGCGGCGGCTGGGCGGGCGCGCCGCCGAACGTCAGCTATGGCCATGTACGCACGCCTTTCGACAGTCGGATGACGATGTACGAAGGCGCGCTCTCCTGGCGCTTCTCGGGCATGCGCCTCACTGCGAATGCGGCGTCCTATACGTGGAAGAGCACGCGCCAGATCGACTACACCGGCACATTGCAGAGCGAGCGGCTCAGCCTCGACGGCTGCAAGCGCTACCTGCAGATTCCGGACACGGCGGTCTGCACCGCGCCGCAGCTTGCGGCCTATTCCAGCTATGTCGACAGCCGGGCGCCGGGACTGCTCTATCAGCCGATCGATCTCTATGCCGACGTCCAGGAGGTGCGGCTGCAGTCGGATGCGCCGGGGTATTTCGCCTGGACCGCCGGGGTGTTCCGCGAGGTGCGCAGCGACACCATCGACAGCCAGGTGATCGTCGGCGATCCGGCCACCGGCCTGCCGCGGCATGGCGACTTCACCGGCCGGCGCATCGTCGACAGCCAGCTGACCCAGCGCGCGGTCTACGGCGAAGCGACGCTGGGGGCCGATCGCGACACCTCGTTCGTGCTGGGGGCCCGCCGGTTCACCTACGACAAGCGCACCGACGGCGAGGCGTTGATCGTCAACGTGATCTCCAACACGACCGAGGCCAATTTCCGCAGCACAACCGAGGAAAGCGGCTGGAGCCTCAAGTTCCTCGCCAGTCATCGGTTCAGCCCGTCGGCGATGGGCTACGCCCAGGCTTCGCAGGGGTTCCGGCCCGGAGGGGTTAACACTGTGCCCGGCCTCCCGCCGAACCTGTCGGCCTACGGCGCCGATTCGCTCTGGAACTATGAGCTCGGCCTGAAGGGGGCGTGGCTGAACAACCGGCTGCAGGTCAACACCGCGCTCTACCGCATCGACTGGCAGGACATGCAGTACACCGCCAACAGCACGAACGGCGCGTTCTCGTTCATCACCAACCTGGGCCGGGCGCGGGTCAACGGTCTGGAGGCGGACGCCAGCTTCGCGTTCACGCCGGCCTGGCGGGGCGGCGCCAATCTGGCGCTGACCGACGCGATCCTGACCAGCGACCAGGCCAGCGCCGACGGCGTGGGGCTGGGCTCGGCCGGGGACAGGATTCCGGCGGTGCCGCGGATCGCAGCCGACGGCTGGCTGGAATATCGGCGCGATCTGGGGGGCGGGCTGGAACTGCTCGTGCGGACGGACGCAGCCTATGTCGGGCGCTCGAACAGCACCTTCAAACCCGGGGTGGGCGGGGATGTCGCGCTAGGCGACTACTGGTTGTTCAACAGCCGCGCCTTCCTGCGGGCGGCGCGATGGACGGTCGGCGCCTTCATCGAGAATCTGACCGATGTCGACGATCCCAGTTTCGCCACCAGCGCCCGCCAGCCGCTGACCATCGCTCCGCGGCCGCGGCGGTTCGGCCTGACCGCCAGCTACGATTTCTGA